The Bacillaceae bacterium S4-13-56 region AGAATTTATAAGTTGTTAGAGAATTTGTCTAGCTCCAGCCAAAAAGCTTCATGGAGTAATCTTCAAAGTTTTTGCCAACGATCCTTAATCTAAGGTGAGGTGAGGTCCACCCCCTTACGTCGATGGCCACAAGAAATACTTCTCGAGAATTTACTTCGCAGAAACAAGCGATTTTCTTGTTTCGAAGGGCGCCTGCACTTTTCTTATTCCATATTTTTTGTTATGGTACGGGCGATTTCTTCAAAAGTCATTTTACTTGAAAGCTCATATGAGCCTATTTGGATTTTTGTACTCAATCCTGTTTCCTGTAAGTACTTATCTAATTCTTTGGAGTTTTGAATAATATCTTCTTCCTCTAACAGCTTACTAATGAACTCTGAATTCATTCCACTTTCAATTTGTAGCAGATAGATAACACTTTCTTGAGTAGTAGTGTTTTCTTTATTAGATGAACTAATCTCATTTACATCTTTTTCATTATTACTTGATTCAGGCCACTGTATTTGTTCATATTGTTCAGATGTAAGTACAAAGAATCCATGCTCCTCTAACTCTGCTTTCATTTCAGACTGTGTCATTTTTCCTACCTGTTGGATATTGTTTTTGCCTTCATTTAAGTAAAGAACAGAGAGAAGGATGGTTGAGAATAAAATCCCTAAAGAAAAGGATTGAAGGATAATCCTCATGAAAAAGTCCCTCCTGTTTCACTATTCTGTATTTGTTGAAGAATGGAACGGACATCATAAATGCTTAAGGAAGTTTGCTTGGCTATAGTTTCCGGTGATTTTCCCGCTTTAGAAAGTCGTTGCACCTCCACAAGTAACGGAACATTTTGAAATGATTTTCCCTTTTGTTCAGGAATAGAAAAACTTAATGGAGAATCGTCGGTCACTAATAATTCTTCTTCTAGTATTTTTAGTTTTTTCTTTAATTGATAATTCTCTTGCATCATGGATAAAGATAACTGTTCTATTTGTTCGTCTATTTGATTAAAACGATTTTTCATAAAAAGCGATACAATAAATAGGACTATTGAAATACTAATCAAAGTAATGCTTGCTACGTACATTTGAGTCACCTCTAGTTTGGAATGTTTCATTTAAGTCTACATTACATTTATAACATAGGTTTAATAGTGTTGATATATTTTTTCGAGAAAGTTTTCCCCATTAAGAGGCAGTAATACCCCCACCTCAAGTCTTAAGGGAAATAAAAAGAGTTGGTGGGGGATAAACTGACATGAAAATAAAACATTAAATTTTTCATCCTTGTTGGTGAAGCTTGCTCATGGTTGGCTGCTTGTAAATATCCGATTAGTTCAAGGGCCTTTTGATCATACCCTTGGGTGCTAACAATCAGTGGGGATAGCGCTGATGGAAGTTTCACTTTATTATCATACACTACTTGAAAAGTGAAACGAAGTTTGATAATATAGTTAAGTCTGATAAAGTATGGAGCTATTGTAAAAAAGAAGTTCTTATAGATGGAGGGATAAACCATGCGTGTAAACATTACACTTGCTTGTACAGAGACTGGTGATCGTAATTATATTACGACTAAAAATAAGCGTAAAAACCCAGAGCGTATTGAATTGAAGAAATACAGTCCACGTCTAAAGAGACACACATTGCATCGTGAGACAAAGTAACAGTAGGGTAGTTTTCCTACTGTTTTTTTGTACAATCAGGATTTATCCCCGCATGAACGGGTGATAATACCTCCACCTCAAATCATAAGTACAACGAGAAGAGTAGGTGGGGGAAAACTGCCGGAAATGTCCGATTGGTTCAAGGGCCACAAGGTCATAACCATGGATACTAACAATCAGCGGGGGACGGCTACTGATTGAAGTTTCTCTTTATTGTAAGAAAAAGAGGGGTGTTTGGATGCAATCAAAAAAAGAGCTAAGAAATGAAATGATAAATTATCTGAAAGAGATTCCTAAAAATGAAAGAGAAGCCCGATCTCAAAATATACATAGGCTAATTACAAACCACTCTTTTTGGAAGAACAACCATTGGATTGGTCTAACCATCTCCCAAGAGCATGAAGTAGATACATATTCACTAATTCAATCAGGTTGGGAGGATGGCAAAAGAATTTGTGTTCCAAAATGTGATCCAAAGCAAAAAAAATTAACTTTCTATGAAATCACATCTTTTGATCAATTAGAAGTGGTTTTTTATGGTCTACATGAACCTATCCCTATGGAAACAAGAGTTGTAACAAAAAGTCAATTAGAAGGAATCATTGTACCAGGACTTCTTTTTGATAAAAAAGGCTTTCGAATAGGTTATGGTGGAGGATATTTTGATCGGTATTTGGTTGACTTTCAAGGGGAAACGATATCTGTGTTTTTTGAAGAGCAATTATTTAATGGGGATCTGCCACACGAAGAGCATGATGTTCCCATTCAATCCAATATAAGTAATAAAGGTGTAATAAAATGAAGTATATTTTCTTCTTACTCATTTGCCTTGCTGCTTATATAAGCTATCGTAAAAAGTGGCTGACGATATCTGGTTCCCTTCTTTCTGTCATAGTGGGTTCCCTCATCATGTTTGGGGTAGGCCTAAAAGGAATCGTTATTTTAGGAGCTTTCTTTGTCTCCTCTAGCTTAGTTAGTCAAAGAAGAAAAAGGATAGCCAATTATTATGGTATAGAACAAAAGAGCTCTCAAAGAGATGGAGTTCAGGTTCTAGCCAATGGAGGTGTTGCGGCTCTTTTATCAACCCTTTATATGACCTATCCAACAGAAGCACTTTGGTTTGGGATAATAGGGGACTTTAGTTGTGCAACAAGTGATACTTGGGCATCTGAGATTGGTCCCTTGTCTTCCAAGAGGCCAATATCTATACGAACCATGAAATCAGTTACTCCCGGTACCTCTGGAGCAATTTCTGTTCTTGGAACGATCGCGGCTCTTGTTGGAAGTGCATTTATTGTAACCATTTCTTTTTTCTTGGATAGAAATATTAGCTTTTTAGATTTGCTAATTTTAAGCATGATTGGCTTTTTCGGACAATGGATAGATACCATTTTAGGTGCTTTAAAGCAAAGAAAGTTAAAATGTACAAAATGCGGGCAATTGACGGAGCAGAAGGTCCATTGTGAAATGAAAACAGTCCATCAATCGGGATGGTACTGGCTTCAAAACGATGCCGTGAACTTCATAGCCATCTCCTTTTCTGCTATATTGGCCGTCCTTTACTTTGAAATAAGATGATAAGCGAATGGTTATTTTTAAGAAGAGGGAACCTATAAAATACATTGAACAGTAAGGAGTGGAATTTTAGTTATGAGAAGAGTAAATAGAGTAGTATTAATAGGAACAGGATTTGTGGGATCAAGTTACGCCTTTGCCCTCTTAAATCAAGGAATTGCGGATGAACTAGTTCTTCTTGATATCAATAAAGAAAAGTCAGAAGGAGATGCTATGGACTTGAACCATGGTCTGGCTTTTGCCCCTTCTTACAAGCAAATTTGGTTTGGAAATTAT contains the following coding sequences:
- the rpmG gene encoding 50S ribosomal protein L33, which translates into the protein MRVNITLACTETGDRNYITTKNKRKNPERIELKKYSPRLKRHTLHRETK
- a CDS encoding 5-formyltetrahydrofolate cyclo-ligase — protein: MQSKKELRNEMINYLKEIPKNEREARSQNIHRLITNHSFWKNNHWIGLTISQEHEVDTYSLIQSGWEDGKRICVPKCDPKQKKLTFYEITSFDQLEVVFYGLHEPIPMETRVVTKSQLEGIIVPGLLFDKKGFRIGYGGGYFDRYLVDFQGETISVFFEEQLFNGDLPHEEHDVPIQSNISNKGVIK
- a CDS encoding DUF92 domain-containing protein; the protein is MKYIFFLLICLAAYISYRKKWLTISGSLLSVIVGSLIMFGVGLKGIVILGAFFVSSSLVSQRRKRIANYYGIEQKSSQRDGVQVLANGGVAALLSTLYMTYPTEALWFGIIGDFSCATSDTWASEIGPLSSKRPISIRTMKSVTPGTSGAISVLGTIAALVGSAFIVTISFFLDRNISFLDLLILSMIGFFGQWIDTILGALKQRKLKCTKCGQLTEQKVHCEMKTVHQSGWYWLQNDAVNFIAISFSAILAVLYFEIR